Proteins encoded together in one Salinibacter grassmerensis window:
- a CDS encoding alkene reductase yields the protein MASLFDDLDLGPLTLPHRVAMAPLTRNRAAEGNAPAEMNATYYRQRADAAFIVSEATQVAPKGQGYPRTPGIYSDAQVDGWKRVTDAVHEAGGRIFLQLWHVGRISHSLYHDGEKPVAPSPIPAEGQVITPDLDMVSFETPRPLETEEVPEIVEQYRRGAENAQRAGFDGVEIHGANGYLIDQFLRSGTNNRTDRYGGSLDDRLRFLREVMTAVTDVWTSDRVGVRLSPLAPIHGIYDDTPEATFRGAAATADEFDLAYVHLVEPDAPKPPVAGDGEAADVFGGVREAFDGALVANGNYDTNSAADAIERGYAQLVAFGRAFLANPDLPQRLQEGLPINVPDEETFYNGDERGYTDYPTWEELQNGETIDTLESLAELAPRG from the coding sequence GTGGCTTCTCTCTTCGATGACTTGGACCTCGGCCCCCTCACGCTTCCGCACCGTGTGGCGATGGCACCACTCACGCGAAACCGGGCCGCCGAGGGAAACGCACCCGCAGAGATGAACGCGACCTACTACCGCCAGCGCGCCGACGCCGCCTTCATCGTGAGCGAGGCCACACAGGTCGCGCCCAAGGGACAGGGCTACCCGCGCACACCGGGTATTTACTCCGACGCGCAGGTGGATGGATGGAAGAGGGTTACCGACGCGGTCCACGAGGCCGGGGGGCGCATTTTTCTACAGCTCTGGCACGTGGGGCGCATTTCGCACTCCCTGTACCACGACGGCGAGAAGCCCGTCGCCCCCTCCCCCATTCCCGCTGAAGGACAAGTCATCACGCCGGATCTGGACATGGTCTCCTTCGAGACGCCCCGTCCCCTGGAGACGGAGGAGGTTCCGGAGATCGTGGAGCAGTACCGCCGGGGCGCCGAGAATGCTCAGCGAGCCGGGTTCGACGGCGTGGAGATCCACGGAGCAAATGGGTACCTCATCGACCAATTCCTTCGCTCCGGCACCAACAACCGCACCGACCGCTACGGAGGGTCGCTCGACGACCGCCTGCGCTTTCTGCGGGAGGTGATGACCGCCGTGACGGACGTGTGGACGTCGGACCGGGTGGGCGTGCGCCTCTCGCCCCTCGCTCCCATTCACGGGATCTACGACGACACGCCAGAGGCTACGTTTCGCGGGGCGGCGGCAACGGCCGACGAGTTTGACCTGGCGTACGTCCACCTCGTGGAGCCGGACGCCCCCAAGCCGCCCGTGGCCGGCGACGGAGAAGCGGCCGATGTCTTCGGCGGCGTCCGGGAGGCCTTCGACGGGGCGCTCGTCGCCAACGGCAACTACGACACCAATTCCGCCGCCGACGCCATCGAGCGCGGATACGCCCAGCTTGTGGCCTTCGGACGTGCCTTCCTGGCCAACCCCGACCTGCCCCAGCGTCTCCAAGAGGGCCTGCCCATCAACGTGCCCGACGAGGAGACTTTCTATAACGGAGACGAGCGCGGGTACACGGACTACCCCACCTGGGAGGAGCTCCAGAACGGCGAGACCATCGACACGCTCGAGTCCCTGGCTGAGCTGGCTCCCCGCGGGTAG
- the pabB gene encoding aminodeoxychorismate synthase component I yields the protein MLDPQILTRPGTVLLDSARPDAENRWSYGFTAPKRVHTASTAADVQGLVETLQRETTRGNYVAGYFSYEAGYPFVDLEIPERADSTLAWFGVYDAPRRLAPADVEAGLKTLDARPAVEDVRLGVSESDYIDDVRAVRRHIGQGNVYQINYTAPLRFHVKGDPRGLYRRLRGRQRVPYGAYLHCGDRQILSLSPELFFRRAGDRLVTRPMKGTIRRGRTQVEDQALREELAADPKNRAENLMIVDLLRNDLSVCSRPGTVTVPSLYETEPYRTVTQMTSTVEGRLQDDAGLAEVLRALFPCGSITGAPKRRAMRIIRDLEAGPRGVYCGAVGMAGPDDTAAFNVAIRTAVIDGSEGTMGIGSGIVWDSDPAAEYEECALKGNFLTQDRSVQTHSTTPPDDDLKLIETMRADGEQVLLFDRHVARLARSADYFSFPFDEARFRCRARRAVARAEEGQSVKVRATLDRWGRIAVQVTPIQEASGGVWRLTVAEERVDRSDPLFYHKTTRRGLYDRALRAARDTGFDEAILLNQEGQVTEGAYSNVFVQQGDALWTPPVEAGLLAGVYRDHVLETRPEAAERPLDLQDLREADALYCCNAVRGWCRAELAVEAEAPAPS from the coding sequence GTGCTCGATCCTCAAATCCTCACCCGCCCCGGGACCGTCCTTCTCGACTCGGCGCGACCCGACGCCGAAAACCGGTGGAGCTACGGCTTTACGGCACCGAAGCGCGTCCACACCGCGTCAACCGCGGCGGATGTGCAAGGACTGGTCGAAACGCTCCAGAGAGAAACGACCCGCGGCAACTACGTCGCGGGGTATTTTTCGTACGAGGCTGGATACCCGTTCGTAGACCTCGAGATTCCGGAGCGGGCCGATTCCACCCTCGCGTGGTTTGGCGTCTATGACGCGCCGCGCCGCCTTGCGCCGGCGGATGTGGAGGCGGGCCTGAAGACCCTCGACGCGCGCCCTGCCGTCGAGGACGTTCGGCTGGGCGTCTCGGAGTCGGACTACATCGACGACGTCCGGGCGGTCCGGCGCCACATCGGTCAGGGCAACGTGTACCAGATCAACTACACGGCCCCGCTTCGCTTCCATGTGAAAGGCGACCCGCGAGGCCTCTATCGTCGCCTGCGGGGTCGCCAACGCGTCCCATACGGGGCATATCTCCACTGTGGCGACCGCCAGATCCTGTCCCTATCCCCGGAGCTGTTCTTTCGGCGTGCGGGCGACCGGCTGGTGACCCGGCCCATGAAAGGCACCATCCGCCGCGGTCGAACGCAAGTTGAGGATCAGGCCCTGCGGGAGGAGCTCGCCGCCGACCCGAAGAACCGGGCGGAGAACCTGATGATTGTCGACCTGCTCCGCAACGACCTGTCGGTATGCTCCCGCCCGGGGACAGTCACGGTGCCGTCCCTCTACGAAACGGAGCCGTACCGGACGGTTACGCAGATGACGTCCACCGTTGAGGGGCGCCTCCAAGACGATGCGGGCCTCGCCGAGGTGCTCCGCGCGCTCTTTCCGTGCGGCTCGATCACCGGCGCCCCCAAGCGCCGCGCCATGCGGATCATTCGAGACCTGGAGGCGGGCCCCCGCGGCGTCTATTGTGGGGCCGTCGGCATGGCGGGCCCGGACGATACGGCGGCCTTCAATGTCGCCATCCGCACCGCCGTCATCGACGGGAGCGAGGGCACGATGGGCATTGGCAGCGGCATCGTGTGGGATTCCGATCCGGCGGCCGAGTACGAGGAGTGTGCCCTCAAGGGCAACTTCCTGACGCAGGATCGGTCCGTGCAGACGCACTCGACGACGCCCCCCGACGACGACCTGAAGCTCATCGAAACGATGCGCGCCGACGGTGAGCAGGTCCTGCTTTTTGACCGGCACGTCGCGCGTCTTGCCCGTTCGGCGGACTACTTCTCGTTCCCGTTCGACGAGGCACGGTTTCGGTGTCGTGCCCGGCGGGCCGTGGCCCGGGCTGAGGAGGGACAGAGCGTCAAGGTTCGTGCGACGCTCGACCGGTGGGGACGCATTGCGGTCCAGGTCACCCCGATTCAGGAGGCCTCCGGCGGGGTGTGGCGGCTGACCGTCGCGGAGGAACGGGTGGACCGTTCCGATCCGCTGTTCTACCACAAAACCACGCGGCGCGGCCTGTACGATCGCGCCCTGCGGGCGGCCCGTGACACTGGGTTCGACGAGGCGATTCTCCTGAATCAGGAGGGGCAAGTCACCGAGGGCGCCTACAGCAACGTGTTCGTCCAGCAGGGCGATGCGCTGTGGACCCCACCGGTGGAGGCTGGGTTGCTGGCGGGGGTGTACCGGGACCACGTGCTGGAGACGCGCCCGGAGGCCGCCGAGCGCCCGCTAGACCTTCAAGACCTTCGAGAGGCAGACGCCTTGTACTGCTGCAACGCAGTCCGGGGCTGGTGCAGAGCGGAGCTTGCGGTGGAGGCTGAGGCCCCCGCCCCGAGTTGA
- the acs gene encoding acetate--CoA ligase, translating to MADADAALEARLSDQEYLRPPSAFVGQANVSDPAVYDRFDDFPEGFEEYADLLDWHNRWDEVFDGSDPPFFEWFAGGELNACFNCVDRHLHERPNQAAFIWEGEDGTQRTLTYRDLYREVNKMAASLRDVGVQEDDVVTLHLPMVPALPITMLACARIGAPHSVVFGGFSASALAQRATDADSDVIVTIDGYYRRGEFLHHKEKADTAVEEADTDIDTVLVWERHEGDLHPDADLEEGRDILVSELLANNERARVEPVSRDAEDILFLMYTSGTTGEPKGAQHRTGGYLSYVAGTSKYVLDIEPEDTYWCAADIGWITGHSYIVYGPLALGTTSVMREGAPDHPHKGVTWEIAERYDVDIFHTSPTAVRMYMKWGKEHPAAYDFNFRHMTTVGEPIQPEAWLWYYEHIGNEDAVIVDTWWQTETGGHLITNLPALQDMKPGSAGYPCPGIQPAIYDNNGDPVEAASGQAGNLVIERPWPGMLQTVYGDDQRFINEYWRRFSDVDSDDWRDWVYEAGDGAVHAQDGYFRVLGRLDDVMNVAGHRLGTMELESAVAQVSEVAEAAVAARQDDQKGNVPDVYVTPRDGVAASDELRQDIVAAIEKEIGAFARPGNVIFVGDLPKTRSGKIMRRLLENISNGKDLGDTTTLRDPSVPNEIRRQVQEA from the coding sequence ATGGCCGACGCAGACGCCGCTCTCGAAGCCCGACTCTCCGACCAAGAGTATCTCCGGCCCCCCTCCGCGTTCGTGGGACAGGCCAACGTGTCGGACCCGGCGGTCTATGATCGGTTCGACGACTTTCCGGAGGGATTCGAGGAGTACGCCGACCTTCTGGACTGGCACAACCGCTGGGACGAGGTCTTCGACGGATCCGACCCGCCCTTCTTCGAGTGGTTCGCGGGCGGTGAGCTGAACGCCTGCTTCAACTGCGTGGACCGTCATCTCCACGAGCGGCCCAACCAGGCGGCCTTCATCTGGGAGGGCGAGGACGGCACGCAGCGCACGCTGACGTACCGGGACCTTTACCGCGAGGTCAACAAGATGGCGGCCTCCCTCCGCGACGTGGGCGTGCAGGAGGACGACGTGGTCACGCTCCATCTCCCGATGGTGCCCGCGCTTCCCATCACCATGCTTGCCTGCGCCCGAATTGGCGCGCCGCACTCGGTCGTCTTCGGCGGCTTCTCGGCTAGTGCCCTCGCCCAGCGGGCCACCGACGCCGACTCCGACGTAATCGTCACGATCGATGGCTACTACCGGCGGGGCGAGTTCCTGCACCACAAGGAAAAGGCCGACACCGCAGTGGAGGAGGCGGACACCGATATTGACACGGTGCTGGTGTGGGAGCGCCACGAGGGCGACCTCCACCCCGACGCCGATCTGGAGGAGGGCCGTGACATTCTCGTGTCCGAACTCCTTGCCAACAACGAGCGAGCGCGGGTTGAGCCGGTGTCCCGGGACGCCGAAGATATTCTTTTCTTGATGTACACGTCCGGCACCACCGGCGAGCCGAAGGGGGCCCAGCACCGGACCGGAGGGTACCTCAGCTACGTGGCGGGCACCTCGAAGTACGTGCTCGACATTGAGCCGGAAGACACATACTGGTGTGCCGCCGACATCGGATGGATTACCGGCCACTCCTACATCGTGTATGGCCCGCTCGCGCTGGGGACGACGAGCGTGATGCGGGAGGGCGCCCCCGATCACCCGCACAAGGGCGTCACCTGGGAGATTGCCGAGCGCTATGATGTCGACATCTTCCATACCTCCCCCACGGCGGTACGGATGTACATGAAGTGGGGCAAGGAGCACCCGGCGGCGTACGACTTCAACTTCCGCCACATGACGACGGTCGGGGAGCCGATCCAGCCTGAGGCGTGGCTCTGGTACTACGAGCACATCGGGAACGAGGACGCCGTCATTGTCGACACGTGGTGGCAGACGGAGACGGGGGGGCACCTCATTACCAACCTGCCGGCCCTGCAGGACATGAAGCCCGGCTCGGCCGGCTATCCGTGCCCGGGCATCCAGCCGGCCATCTACGACAACAATGGCGATCCCGTAGAGGCCGCGAGTGGGCAGGCGGGCAACCTGGTAATCGAGCGCCCCTGGCCCGGCATGCTGCAGACCGTGTACGGCGACGACCAGCGCTTCATCAACGAGTACTGGCGCCGCTTCTCGGACGTCGACTCCGACGACTGGCGCGACTGGGTCTACGAGGCCGGCGACGGGGCCGTCCACGCCCAGGACGGCTACTTCCGTGTCCTGGGGCGCCTCGACGACGTGATGAACGTGGCCGGGCATCGACTCGGCACCATGGAGCTGGAGTCGGCCGTGGCCCAGGTGTCCGAGGTGGCCGAGGCCGCAGTGGCCGCGCGACAGGACGACCAGAAGGGGAATGTGCCCGACGTGTACGTGACGCCTCGCGACGGGGTCGCGGCGTCCGACGAGTTGCGGCAGGACATCGTCGCCGCGATTGAGAAAGAGATCGGAGCCTTCGCCCGCCCGGGGAACGTTATCTTCGTCGGGGACCTGCCCAAGACGCGCTCCGGCAAAATCATGCGTCGTCTCCTCGAGAACATCTCCAACGGCAAGGACCTCGGCGACACCACGACCCTCCGCGACCCGAGCGTCCCCAACGAAATCCGCCGGCAGGTTCAAGAGGCGTAG
- a CDS encoding zinc-dependent alcohol dehydrogenase family protein has protein sequence MNAIELHPSGDAFNALEPTERPRPEPGPGQVRVRLRAASINYRDLSIAWGTYPGQQDAPVVPLSDGAGVVDAVGEGVTRFKEGDRVVNTFSQVPPDAPPSASRQALGAPLDGTLSEFQVFHESGVLPVPDSLSFEEAATLPCAAHTAWHALFGAGTPVQPGQTVLMLGTGGVSIFALQFAKAAGARTLITSSSDDKLERARALGADETINYERTPDWHEPVLERTDGDGVDCVVEVGGTGTLGRSFQAVAPEGKIGLIGVLTDADENPNPQMLMQRRGHLHGIYVGSIDHPRDSFAAMNAAIEANAIQPVVDRTFPMDEAQEAYRYQADQAHFGKVVISI, from the coding sequence ATGAACGCCATTGAACTCCACCCCAGCGGCGATGCCTTTAATGCCTTAGAGCCTACGGAGCGTCCCCGTCCGGAGCCCGGACCGGGGCAGGTGCGCGTGCGGCTCCGGGCCGCGTCCATCAATTACCGGGACCTGTCGATTGCCTGGGGGACGTATCCGGGGCAGCAGGACGCGCCCGTCGTCCCGCTCTCCGACGGGGCCGGGGTTGTAGATGCTGTGGGGGAGGGGGTGACGCGCTTCAAGGAAGGCGACCGGGTGGTGAATACCTTCTCGCAGGTGCCGCCCGATGCCCCGCCGTCTGCGTCCCGGCAGGCCCTCGGCGCTCCGCTCGACGGCACCCTGTCGGAGTTTCAGGTCTTCCACGAAAGCGGGGTTTTGCCCGTGCCCGATTCCCTCTCCTTCGAGGAGGCCGCCACGTTGCCGTGCGCGGCCCACACCGCCTGGCACGCCCTCTTTGGGGCGGGCACGCCCGTCCAGCCCGGTCAGACGGTTCTGATGTTGGGGACGGGTGGGGTGTCCATCTTTGCCCTGCAGTTTGCGAAGGCCGCCGGCGCCCGGACGCTCATCACCTCGTCCAGCGACGACAAGCTGGAGCGCGCCCGTGCCCTTGGGGCCGACGAGACCATCAACTACGAGCGCACGCCCGACTGGCACGAGCCCGTCCTGGAGCGGACCGACGGGGACGGGGTGGACTGCGTGGTCGAGGTGGGAGGCACCGGCACGCTGGGCCGCTCCTTTCAGGCCGTCGCGCCGGAGGGCAAGATCGGACTCATCGGGGTGCTCACCGACGCGGACGAAAACCCGAACCCACAGATGCTCATGCAGCGCCGAGGGCATTTGCACGGCATCTACGTAGGCTCGATCGACCATCCGCGCGACTCCTTTGCGGCCATGAACGCCGCGATTGAGGCCAACGCCATTCAGCCGGTCGTGGATCGGACGTTCCCGATGGATGAGGCGCAAGAGGCGTACCGCTACCAGGCCGACCAGGCCCACTTCGGAAAGGTTGTCATCTCAATCTAG